From Candidatus Brocadiaceae bacterium, the proteins below share one genomic window:
- a CDS encoding nucleotidyltransferase substrate binding protein has translation MRERVKRYFEDFEKALTNLESAAEQSRDDLDIDGTIKRFELCYELSWKLIKEYLADMGIICKNPRDCFKSAFLNDLIDSEDTWLKMIDDRNYLVHTYTFEESRKIFERIKGSYVTSLKYLYTAIRQKSEGE, from the coding sequence ATGAGAGAAAGGGTTAAGAGATATTTTGAGGATTTTGAAAAAGCATTGACAAACCTTGAATCGGCAGCCGAGCAATCACGCGATGACCTTGATATTGACGGCACGATAAAGCGTTTTGAGTTGTGCTATGAGCTTTCATGGAAGCTTATAAAGGAATACCTTGCGGATATGGGGATTATCTGTAAGAATCCGCGTGATTGTTTTAAGAGTGCTTTCTTAAACGATCTCATTGACAGTGAGGATACATGGCTGAAGATGATAGATGACCGGAATTATCTGGTTCACACCTATACCTTTGAGGAATCGAGAAAGATATTTGAAAGGATAAAAGGTTCTTATGTCACCTCTTTGAAGTATCTTTACACAGCGATACGACAGAAAAGCGAAGGAGAATAA
- the cmr1 gene encoding type III-B CRISPR module RAMP protein Cmr1: MTKIEKISFEIETVTPMFLAGADGKTAELRPASLKGLLRYWWRALQSEPNLDKLREKEAKIFGSSDEGIGGSKFAIRVTQPDKSPLLNFKDEIKDSRQQNRIDANLSGIGYLFYSTYMQRGKERPYFPVKSKFTVTISSQDEKSLKAAIVSLWVLAHLGGLGTRARRGAGNIAINSIEGAQKILNDMKLDFVSKGTTSEEVARWLINNFESAKRVINESRTAFVSEYTNLSFSRFVIGGDNKTWKEALNHAGDIFKKFRDNNKSRIFETAVFGFPIVHRSSRTTVTGKESEVFVRRSSPIIFKIIKVDDRYYWMVIRLSGELLPQGGVISADKKTQKPDYGIIDEFWAELKKTGEHILSMPDTLLHVVEEIKKSSNPRKIIIFGSKARGDFHNRSDTDIAVDAEKPLGHSTLNGVVDMINLKTADDSLKKKIEKEGVVIYERKG, translated from the coding sequence ATGACGAAAATAGAAAAAATTAGTTTTGAAATAGAGACTGTTACGCCAATGTTTCTTGCAGGAGCCGATGGAAAAACAGCAGAGTTGCGGCCAGCTTCGTTAAAAGGACTTCTGCGTTATTGGTGGAGGGCTTTGCAATCCGAGCCGAATTTGGATAAATTGCGCGAAAAAGAGGCGAAGATATTTGGAAGCAGTGATGAAGGGATCGGCGGTTCAAAATTTGCTATTAGAGTTACTCAACCTGATAAAAGCCCCTTGCTAAACTTTAAAGATGAAATTAAAGACTCCAGACAACAAAACCGAATTGATGCAAATCTATCAGGCATAGGGTATCTCTTTTACTCTACCTATATGCAGAGGGGAAAAGAACGCCCATACTTCCCCGTTAAAAGCAAATTTACTGTTACCATATCTTCACAGGATGAAAAGTCTCTTAAAGCAGCAATTGTGTCTTTGTGGGTTTTGGCGCATCTTGGCGGGCTGGGAACAAGAGCAAGGAGAGGCGCAGGCAATATAGCCATAAACAGCATAGAAGGCGCTCAAAAGATTCTTAATGACATGAAGTTGGATTTCGTTTCCAAAGGCACCACTTCGGAAGAAGTTGCAAGGTGGTTAATAAATAATTTTGAATCTGCGAAGCGGGTTATAAATGAGAGCAGGACGGCATTTGTTTCGGAATATACAAACTTAAGTTTTTCGAGATTTGTGATTGGTGGGGATAATAAGACATGGAAAGAAGCATTAAACCATGCAGGTGATATTTTTAAGAAATTTAGAGATAATAACAAGTCAAGGATTTTTGAAACAGCCGTCTTCGGGTTTCCTATTGTGCATAGAAGCAGTAGAACAACTGTTACTGGAAAAGAGAGCGAGGTATTTGTGCGAAGAAGTTCTCCAATAATCTTCAAGATTATCAAAGTTGATGATCGCTACTATTGGATGGTTATCAGGCTATCAGGTGAGCTGTTGCCGCAAGGCGGCGTAATATCTGCGGATAAAAAAACCCAAAAACCGGATTATGGCATTATTGACGAGTTCTGGGCGGAATTGAAAAAAACCGGCGAACATATCCTTTCAATGCCTGATACACTCTTGCATGTAGTGGAAGAAATAAAGAAAAGCTCCAACCCGCGGAAAATAATTATCTTCGGCTCTAAGGCAAGAGGGGATTTCCACAACCGTTCAGATACAGATATAGCCGTTGATGCGGAAAAACCGTTGGGACACTCAACTCTGAATGGGGTGGTGGATATGATTAATCTAAAAACAGCGGATGATTCGCTCAAGAAAAAGATAGAAAAGGAAGGAGTGGTGATTTATGAGAGAAAGGGTTAA
- the cas6 gene encoding CRISPR system precrRNA processing endoribonuclease RAMP protein Cas6, which yields MNMLDRFTFAKFRFTIRAEEDIILPTYKGSVFRGGFGYAFKKVVCIQRAGKECSECLLHERCVYSYVFETAPPEDTERLRLYKTIPHPFVLEPPLTKDRVVRHGDRISFQLILIGRAVDYLPYFIYTFTELGKQGIGKNRSICVLEQVEGIDTDEKTRIIYTGDEEILHNRYPVLDASQLNHTDSQTDSRQIEIRFLTPCRVRYESKITDAIEFHVLFRNLLRRVSSLYYFHCGRELECDFRSFIEEAMSIQMVSSTVTWQDWERYSTRQKETMKLGGVLGSLQYEGNFRPFMQFLRLGEYIHVGKGTSFGLGQYQINSAKKFDTIKEVPENEQ from the coding sequence ATGAATATGCTCGATCGATTTACCTTTGCGAAGTTCAGATTTACCATACGGGCAGAGGAAGACATAATTTTGCCGACGTACAAGGGGTCCGTATTCAGGGGAGGGTTCGGGTACGCGTTTAAAAAGGTTGTCTGTATCCAGAGGGCCGGGAAGGAGTGTTCAGAGTGTCTGCTTCACGAAAGATGCGTGTACAGCTATGTATTTGAGACGGCGCCGCCGGAGGATACGGAGAGATTACGATTGTACAAAACCATACCCCATCCCTTTGTGCTTGAACCGCCACTGACAAAGGACAGAGTAGTCAGGCATGGCGATCGCATATCTTTTCAACTGATACTGATCGGCAGGGCGGTTGATTACCTGCCGTATTTTATCTATACCTTTACCGAATTGGGCAAACAGGGCATCGGGAAAAACAGAAGCATATGTGTGCTGGAACAGGTTGAAGGTATCGATACTGACGAAAAAACGAGGATCATTTATACCGGCGACGAGGAGATACTTCACAACAGGTATCCCGTGCTGGACGCCTCTCAGTTAAATCATACAGATAGCCAGACGGATAGCAGGCAGATTGAGATACGATTTTTAACGCCATGCCGTGTGAGGTATGAAAGCAAAATAACAGACGCCATTGAATTTCACGTGTTGTTCCGGAACCTCCTCCGCAGGGTTTCTTCGTTGTATTATTTTCACTGTGGCAGGGAACTGGAATGCGATTTCAGGTCGTTCATTGAGGAAGCAATGAGTATACAGATGGTATCAAGCACGGTAACATGGCAGGATTGGGAACGTTACTCGACACGGCAAAAGGAAACGATGAAACTCGGCGGGGTGCTCGGGTCTCTGCAGTATGAGGGAAATTTTCGACCGTTTATGCAGTTTCTTCGATTAGGCGAGTATATTCATGTGGGAAAGGGGACGAGTTTCGGGTTGGGACAGTATCAAATTAACTCAGCTAAGAAATTCGATACGATAAAGGAGGTTCCCGAGAATGAGCAATGA
- a CDS encoding DUF11 domain-containing protein, with product MITTKNALIVFVPLLMLAMLTTMPLHAKQHIARRLGHPSTRFADPVHTIEELRARLTSEALFADIHAVLNLCDGWQGSIEDFRYAAKTAPVKTLQIPVGARLPAMSSRKNGKPILIRDLIWGGEEPIDAYEFSFCSKGSRYRCVIPKPCCNFWVENLGPDTRAPVLTIRCSAPDEMPVLRPVRACLIVKNTGDAPEELVTVTLPVPPGAIFTKPINATQADTHHIIWHLPDLEPNASSIFCAHFTGPQPGPLTFAFTAQGTIAQPVDTLCTTRVTGIPAVLLEVIDIKDPVEVGLQETYELSVTNQGSTALTNVNIVCTLEDQQEFVSGSGATTAHAQGRTITFAPLTTLSPKVTAVWQVVVKALAAGDVRFTTELTIDQFKRTIYETEATLQY from the coding sequence ATGATTACGACCAAAAACGCACTTATCGTATTCGTACCATTACTGATGCTGGCAATGCTGACGACAATGCCGCTCCATGCCAAACAACACATCGCTCGCAGGCTGGGACATCCCTCCACGCGCTTTGCCGACCCGGTACACACCATTGAAGAGCTGCGTGCCCGGTTAACCTCTGAAGCGCTCTTTGCAGACATTCATGCTGTTCTGAATCTGTGCGACGGCTGGCAGGGCAGCATTGAAGATTTCCGTTATGCGGCAAAAACAGCTCCGGTTAAGACGTTGCAGATTCCCGTCGGCGCCCGTCTGCCGGCAATGTCCTCGCGCAAGAATGGCAAACCGATTTTGATCCGTGATTTGATCTGGGGGGGTGAGGAGCCAATTGACGCCTATGAATTCTCCTTTTGCTCAAAAGGTAGTCGTTATCGCTGTGTGATACCCAAACCCTGCTGCAATTTCTGGGTTGAAAACCTCGGCCCGGACACCCGTGCCCCTGTCCTGACGATCAGGTGTTCTGCACCGGATGAGATGCCGGTTCTCCGCCCTGTACGAGCCTGCCTGATTGTGAAAAATACTGGTGATGCGCCGGAGGAGTTGGTTACGGTAACACTCCCGGTTCCCCCGGGCGCGATATTCACAAAACCAATCAACGCAACCCAGGCTGATACACACCACATAATCTGGCATCTTCCCGATCTTGAGCCAAATGCGAGCAGTATCTTCTGCGCTCACTTTACCGGACCGCAACCCGGCCCCCTGACGTTTGCCTTCACCGCGCAGGGCACTATCGCCCAACCGGTGGACACGCTATGTACTACCCGCGTCACGGGCATCCCTGCAGTTTTACTCGAAGTTATTGACATTAAGGACCCTGTTGAGGTTGGCCTGCAGGAAACGTATGAACTCAGCGTAACCAATCAGGGCTCGACCGCGCTTACCAACGTGAACATCGTTTGCACACTGGAAGATCAGCAGGAATTTGTTTCGGGCAGCGGCGCAACAACTGCCCATGCGCAGGGCCGCACCATAACCTTTGCACCACTGACTACACTCTCGCCGAAGGTCACGGCCGTATGGCAGGTCGTTGTAAAGGCGCTGGCAGCCGGCGATGTACGCTTTACAACAGAGCTCACCATCGATCAATTCAAGCGCACCATTTATGAAACGGAGGCAACCTTGCAATATTGA
- a CDS encoding DJ-1/PfpI family protein, protein MTKKVLVPIADGCEEIETACIVDVLRRADADVTVASVGKLQVTASRGMKLVADKLLSECVQHTYDLIVLPGGMPGAEHLRDSKELTHMLKRQQQDGRLYAAICASPAVVLQHHGLLAQRKATVYPSFADHLGNTEAIDSRVVVDGDCITSRGPGTALEFALKLVEMLYGEQKARDIARSLLVDW, encoded by the coding sequence ATGACAAAAAAAGTACTGGTTCCGATAGCGGATGGTTGCGAAGAGATTGAAACGGCGTGTATTGTTGATGTTTTACGGCGAGCGGATGCAGATGTTACGGTTGCGTCGGTCGGCAAGCTTCAGGTAACGGCGTCAAGAGGGATGAAATTGGTTGCGGATAAGTTATTGTCAGAATGTGTTCAGCATACGTATGATTTGATTGTCTTGCCGGGCGGAATGCCCGGAGCGGAACATTTGCGTGATTCGAAGGAATTGACGCACATGTTAAAACGTCAGCAGCAGGACGGAAGATTGTATGCGGCAATATGCGCATCTCCTGCGGTGGTGTTGCAGCATCACGGGCTTCTGGCGCAGCGCAAGGCAACAGTCTATCCAAGCTTTGCCGACCACCTTGGGAATACTGAAGCGATTGATTCCCGGGTAGTAGTGGACGGGGATTGTATTACCAGCCGCGGCCCGGGAACGGCTCTGGAGTTTGCCCTAAAATTGGTGGAGATGCTCTATGGGGAGCAAAAGGCTAGAGACATTGCCCGGTCTCTGTTGGTTGATTGGTAG
- a CDS encoding sulfurtransferase TusA family protein, translating to MKADETLDCYGLMCPMPIFKTTTKIRDVEVGKILEIIATDEGIKKDIVSWCNTTGNELLKITEEDDEIHVFIKRLK from the coding sequence ATGAAAGCCGATGAAACACTGGACTGCTACGGCCTCATGTGCCCCATGCCCATTTTTAAAACAACTACCAAGATTAGGGATGTTGAAGTCGGCAAGATACTGGAGATTATCGCAACCGATGAAGGCATTAAGAAGGATATTGTTTCCTGGTGCAACACTACGGGCAATGAACTTCTGAAAATCACGGAGGAAGATGACGAAATCCATGTTTTTATTAAACGGCTGAAATAA
- the nifU gene encoding Fe-S cluster assembly scaffold protein NifU — MQYSAKVMDHFANPRNVGEITDSDGVGEVGNPACGDIMKMSIKVKDNVIVDAKFKTFGCGAAIATSSISTEMIIGKTLDDALKLTNQAVAEALDGLPPAKMHCSVLAEEAIEAAIDDYLKKTTGKGLEKKKGISHDHDHHEPDFHP, encoded by the coding sequence ATGCAATACAGCGCAAAAGTAATGGATCATTTTGCAAACCCCCGCAATGTGGGAGAAATAACTGATTCCGATGGCGTCGGGGAAGTGGGAAATCCCGCATGCGGAGATATCATGAAAATGTCAATCAAGGTCAAAGACAACGTAATAGTCGACGCAAAATTCAAGACCTTCGGCTGCGGCGCTGCCATAGCGACCAGCAGCATTTCAACGGAAATGATTATCGGAAAGACACTGGACGATGCCTTGAAGCTTACGAACCAAGCTGTTGCAGAGGCGCTGGACGGACTTCCTCCCGCAAAAATGCATTGTTCTGTCCTTGCCGAGGAGGCTATAGAGGCTGCCATTGACGATTATCTCAAAAAGACAACAGGAAAAGGTCTGGAAAAAAAGAAAGGGATTTCGCATGATCACGATCATCACGAACCAGACTTTCACCCCTGA
- a CDS encoding aminotransferase class V-fold PLP-dependent enzyme encodes MEKLYMDNASGTPIHPKVTEAMTPFLKEGFGNPSNLHQFGRHTNNALQEAREQVALLINAKPNEIIFTSSGTEANNFAIKGISSALKKKGNHIITSEIEHFSVLNPIKSLEKSGYKITYLPVDKCGTVNPEEVKNAITPETILVSIMCANGEIGTIEPVQEISTITSEKGILFHTDAVAAVGNIPIDVSSFCVDAMSMSANQFNGPPGVGALYLREGVRIRPFLEGGVQEGGRRAGTENIIGIVGMGKAAELANNEMPQRINTIQNLRNQLRDGILEKISHVYVNGDPVNRLPSNLSLCIEYIEGESILLFLDMQGIAISSGSACTSRTLKASHVIMATGVDAAIAQGTILFSLGIDNTEAEVTYVLEKLPPIVERLRQMSPLYNQQ; translated from the coding sequence ATGGAAAAATTATACATGGACAATGCTTCGGGCACACCCATACATCCGAAGGTGACAGAAGCAATGACACCATTTTTAAAGGAAGGCTTTGGCAACCCGTCAAATCTTCATCAATTTGGCAGGCATACGAATAATGCCTTACAAGAGGCGAGAGAACAGGTTGCGCTTCTCATCAATGCAAAACCAAATGAAATAATATTTACCTCAAGCGGCACCGAGGCCAACAATTTTGCGATAAAGGGGATCTCTTCCGCCCTCAAAAAAAAGGGCAATCATATTATCACATCAGAAATCGAGCATTTTTCGGTATTGAACCCCATAAAATCATTGGAAAAATCCGGGTATAAGATCACCTATTTACCAGTTGACAAATGCGGGACGGTGAATCCGGAAGAGGTAAAAAACGCGATCACCCCTGAAACAATACTGGTATCCATCATGTGTGCCAACGGAGAAATCGGGACAATAGAACCGGTCCAGGAAATATCAACGATTACCAGCGAAAAGGGCATCTTATTTCATACGGATGCCGTTGCTGCGGTAGGTAATATCCCCATCGACGTTTCAAGTTTCTGTGTTGACGCTATGAGCATGTCTGCAAATCAGTTCAACGGACCTCCGGGAGTCGGAGCGCTGTATCTGAGGGAAGGAGTAAGGATCCGCCCCTTTTTAGAAGGCGGAGTACAAGAGGGCGGACGCAGAGCGGGAACGGAAAACATTATTGGCATCGTTGGCATGGGAAAAGCAGCTGAATTGGCAAACAATGAAATGCCCCAACGTATCAACACTATTCAAAACTTGAGAAATCAACTAAGAGATGGTATACTTGAGAAAATCAGCCATGTCTATGTAAACGGAGACCCTGTTAACCGTCTGCCATCAAACCTTAGCCTATGCATCGAGTATATTGAAGGCGAGTCGATTTTATTGTTCCTGGACATGCAGGGCATTGCCATATCAAGCGGTTCTGCCTGTACCTCACGCACACTAAAAGCGTCTCACGTCATAATGGCTACGGGCGTCGACGCCGCAATCGCGCAGGGAACCATTCTTTTTAGTTTAGGGATCGACAACACAGAGGCAGAAGTAACATATGTTTTAGAAAAACTGCCGCCCATTGTGGAGCGTCTCAGACAGATGTCTCCTCTGTATAATCAGCAATAA
- a CDS encoding UvrD-helicase domain-containing protein gives MSLLKDVTDKQREAIVHTEGPLLVVAGAGSGKTRVITRRVGYLMSQGVYPYNILAITFTNKAANEMSERIKVFSSHKGLWISTFHKMCSRILRNSIDRIGYSRDFSIYDTADQLNRVKSVMAELQMDTAQWKPRSIMSTISNAKNKLIDADTFAATASGYYNLTVSRIYAKYQALLHTDNALDFDDLLMKTILLLKEHPDILEMYQDKFRFILVDEYQDTNYAQYTITQLLANKHRNICVTGDPDQSIYGWRGADIQNIMDFEKDYPDAKVVLLEQNYRSTKHILRAASGIIQQNKYRKQKNIWTENSPGEKVKAIRCENEYKEADEIAQTIKALRNKGIKYSNIAVFYRTNAQSRVLEISLRNNGIPYMIIGGVEFYRRKEIKDILAYLRLCVNPSDEMAMERTINIPARGIGNTTIKKLKDWATEHHAGLCYAMQHLDKIPDIRGKSASSLKKYYELISYLQQSPKSSVEDILRIVIEKTNYIEFLRKSEEKESTDRIANIEELVNAAHEYDLNVPEGSLLGFLEEVALVSDLDAMEEHVEAVTLMTLHTAKGLEFPYVFIAGMVEGLLPHSESSDSDNKIEEERRLCYVGITRAMKELYFTYAKRRTRYGQMTPCIASRFLDEIPDEILDTIDKTSRDYSYEFYFTRNRASQESGFSPEKDLNEVKSALPTENSFSFSSGERVRHPIFGTGRILEVNGKNEKASVKVNFTVGGTKHLMLAYARLEKIE, from the coding sequence ATGTCTCTACTGAAAGATGTCACAGACAAACAGCGTGAAGCAATAGTGCACACCGAGGGTCCCCTTCTCGTGGTGGCAGGGGCAGGAAGCGGAAAGACCCGCGTGATAACACGTCGTGTCGGCTATCTGATGTCACAGGGCGTCTATCCCTACAATATCCTGGCCATTACCTTTACCAATAAGGCGGCCAATGAAATGAGCGAACGCATTAAAGTATTTTCATCCCATAAAGGCCTTTGGATATCCACCTTTCATAAAATGTGTTCAAGAATTTTGAGAAACAGTATTGACCGGATCGGATATTCAAGGGATTTCAGTATATACGACACGGCAGATCAATTGAATAGAGTAAAATCGGTCATGGCAGAGCTCCAAATGGATACAGCACAATGGAAACCGCGCAGTATTATGAGCACCATCAGCAACGCGAAAAACAAACTCATTGACGCCGACACATTTGCCGCCACTGCTTCTGGCTACTACAATCTTACCGTTTCCAGGATTTATGCAAAGTACCAGGCCCTTCTCCATACGGACAACGCCCTGGACTTTGACGACCTCCTCATGAAAACCATTCTGCTGCTGAAAGAACACCCTGACATTTTAGAAATGTATCAGGACAAATTCAGATTCATCCTCGTAGATGAATATCAGGACACAAATTATGCGCAGTATACCATTACGCAACTCCTGGCAAATAAACACCGAAACATTTGCGTAACCGGAGACCCAGACCAATCCATTTATGGCTGGCGTGGCGCCGACATACAGAATATTATGGATTTTGAAAAAGACTATCCTGACGCAAAGGTGGTTCTGCTTGAACAAAATTATCGTTCCACGAAGCATATTCTGCGAGCCGCCTCCGGCATTATCCAGCAAAATAAATATCGAAAACAAAAAAACATCTGGACAGAAAATTCACCGGGAGAAAAAGTAAAAGCCATCCGTTGTGAAAACGAATACAAAGAAGCAGATGAAATCGCACAAACAATTAAAGCCCTTCGCAATAAGGGAATAAAATATTCGAATATTGCCGTATTTTATCGCACGAATGCCCAATCGCGTGTGCTGGAAATTTCTTTAAGGAACAACGGCATTCCTTATATGATCATAGGGGGCGTGGAATTCTACCGAAGAAAAGAAATAAAAGACATTCTTGCCTATCTTAGATTGTGCGTAAATCCCTCTGACGAGATGGCCATGGAACGCACCATTAATATTCCTGCGCGCGGCATAGGAAACACCACAATAAAAAAATTAAAGGACTGGGCAACAGAACACCATGCCGGCCTTTGTTACGCAATGCAACATCTGGATAAAATACCCGATATTCGTGGCAAATCGGCCTCTTCGCTAAAGAAATATTATGAACTTATCAGCTATCTGCAGCAATCGCCAAAATCATCCGTAGAAGATATTTTACGAATAGTGATTGAGAAAACAAACTATATAGAATTTCTCCGTAAATCCGAAGAAAAAGAATCAACGGACCGCATAGCAAATATAGAAGAACTGGTTAATGCCGCACACGAATACGATCTGAACGTCCCTGAAGGTTCTTTACTGGGATTCCTGGAAGAAGTAGCCCTTGTTTCCGATTTAGACGCGATGGAAGAACATGTTGAGGCGGTAACCCTTATGACACTTCATACGGCAAAGGGATTAGAATTTCCCTATGTTTTTATTGCCGGTATGGTAGAAGGGCTCTTGCCCCATTCTGAATCCAGCGATTCAGACAATAAAATCGAGGAAGAACGCAGACTGTGCTATGTCGGCATTACACGGGCCATGAAGGAACTCTATTTTACATACGCAAAGAGAAGAACACGATACGGACAAATGACCCCTTGCATTGCATCCAGATTTTTAGATGAGATACCGGATGAAATTTTAGACACGATCGACAAGACGAGCCGTGATTATTCCTACGAGTTCTATTTTACCAGGAACAGGGCTTCTCAAGAATCCGGTTTTTCACCGGAGAAAGATCTAAATGAGGTAAAAAGCGCCCTACCCACAGAAAATTCTTTTTCCTTTTCAAGCGGAGAACGTGTCAGACATCCCATTTTCGGCACCGGAAGAATTCTGGAGGTTAACGGAAAAAATGAAAAGGCCAGTGTTAAAGTCAATTTTACTGTTGGTGGAACAAAGCATCTTATGCTAGCATATGCAAGATTAGAGAAAATAGAATAA
- a CDS encoding class I SAM-dependent methyltransferase, protein MFNVKKSVLYSLLFLYIMCFCPVPGKNASFVSAREQDKTFWDRKYATEDYIFGKEPADFLRDHIDILPKGRALDIAAGEGRNAVFLAENGFDVDAYDISEVALKKAEELADEKNVKIHTVVADLESCQLPKNTYNVITCFYYLQHNLIQQIKEALRPGGIIIYETYTVDNLERGLPGPRNKNYLLKTNELLNFFRDFTIMYYRELVVDNKKAIASLIAKK, encoded by the coding sequence ATGTTTAACGTAAAAAAATCAGTTCTTTATTCTCTTCTTTTTTTGTATATAATGTGTTTTTGTCCGGTTCCGGGAAAAAATGCATCTTTTGTCTCTGCCCGTGAACAGGATAAAACATTTTGGGATAGAAAATACGCAACGGAGGACTATATTTTCGGGAAAGAACCAGCAGACTTCCTGAGAGATCATATTGATATCCTGCCAAAGGGAAGGGCGCTGGATATTGCGGCAGGCGAAGGAAGAAACGCCGTTTTTCTGGCTGAAAACGGATTTGATGTGGATGCCTACGACATTTCAGAAGTGGCGCTTAAGAAGGCCGAAGAGTTGGCTGACGAAAAGAATGTAAAAATACATACCGTCGTTGCAGATCTTGAGAGCTGCCAATTGCCGAAAAACACATACAATGTCATCACGTGCTTTTATTATTTACAGCACAATCTCATCCAACAGATAAAAGAAGCTTTAAGACCTGGCGGGATCATTATTTACGAAACATACACTGTTGATAATCTGGAACGGGGGCTTCCGGGCCCCCGAAATAAAAACTATCTGTTAAAAACCAATGAACTTTTAAATTTTTTCAGGGATTTTACCATCATGTATTATCGAGAGCTTGTTGTAGACAATAAAAAGGCAATCGCAAGCCTGATTGCAAAAAAATAA
- a CDS encoding response regulator yields the protein MKMVLIADSNKCHRMLYEIELSSEGYIVITAKNGKEAVNIIRLFYPDVIVMDTYMPDIDVYDLVVQIFKIRTEIPVIMNTVDETGKDRYEPWCDAYIVKSSNLQELREKIRQLITCEPPVLQP from the coding sequence ATGAAAATGGTCCTTATTGCAGACAGTAATAAATGCCACCGCATGCTGTACGAAATAGAACTTTCATCGGAAGGATACATTGTTATCACTGCAAAGAATGGTAAAGAAGCAGTAAACATCATAAGGCTCTTTTACCCGGATGTAATCGTTATGGACACCTATATGCCTGATATAGATGTGTATGATCTGGTGGTGCAAATATTCAAGATACGAACGGAAATACCCGTGATTATGAATACCGTTGATGAAACCGGAAAAGACAGATATGAGCCGTGGTGTGATGCATATATTGTGAAGTCTTCAAACCTTCAGGAATTGCGTGAAAAAATAAGACAATTGATAACATGCGAACCTCCGGTATTACAACCGTAA